In Bradyrhizobium sp. 200, the sequence TGGGATGCCGATAACGGGTCCCAATCCAACGCCGATTGACAAGCGGCCTCCTAGGCCTCGTGCTCACGCGAGATCTTCTCTCGTCGCTTTCTTCCAATCGTCCTGACGCTCTATGGTGAGGCGATATACTTCTGTTCTCGCACCATTGGATAGATAAAATGACCTGGGCAGGCAATACCGCGCTCGGCCAAATCGGTTCTGTTTTGTGACAACAGTCGCTTTTTCACCGTTGTGGATCCCTCGCGCGACGCGTGCCTCTTTCAAAGCACTCGACCCGGGCATCCGGCCAAAGTGGGTCATGCGCCGTCATAGTGATGGCGACGCTCGAATGCTACGAACCCTCGCTAGCTCGCGATAGTATTCAACCAAAATGCCAGCCTCCCTCGCATAGCCCCAACATGAACCGCGGTTCGGACGGACGACCGGCGTACCTGCTAAATAGCTTCGAAGTACCGCTGGCGTTCACAGTCGGAGACTCGATGTTGAACGGCTTCCCACTCCCATCGCCGGGAACGGGAGAACGCTTCAACAAACCTTTCGCCAAAAACGTCCATCGCCTTTGGAGATTGTTCAAACCGGGATGTGGCCTCAGATAAGTTTTGGGGAAGCCGTTCGAACGGAGGGTGTTTTTCCTCGCTTGCATCACCAACAATTGGAGCTGCCAACACAGCATTCTCTTCAATCCCCAGAATACCGGAGCCGATAGCACATGCGAGAGCGAGATAGGGGTTCACATCTGCGCCACTCAATCTGTACTCGAGGCGGTGTGCAGACTTGTCTCCTGGAATGACCCGCACCGCACACGAACGATTGTCAACTCCCCAGCTAGGACAGGTTGGAGCCCAGTAGCCTGGCCGCAGCCTCTTATAGCTGTTCACGTTGGGCGCAGCGAGTACACAAAAGTCGTTCATATATTTCAGCTGTCCGCCGAGGAATTGGCTCATAGTTCTTGAGATGTTGCGGCTTGCCTCGCCTTCGTAAAATGCATTTTGACCATTTGACGACATTGAAATGTGAATATGTCCCGACTGTCCCGGCCAATTCTCCGAAACCTTTGCCATAAACGTTGCCATCATACCCCGTTTCTGAGCCCAGGATTTCAACATCGACTTGAATACGACTGCTCGATCCGAAGCCTCCAGGGCATCACAATGCCGAAGCGATGCCTCAATCGCCCCAGGCCCGGTTTCAAAGTGGAGCCCGCTGAGCGGCAATCTAGCATTCTCACAAAGCGCCAGAATCTCTTCGAATAGCTCATTACTGCCAAGGGTGCGCGCCACTGAATAGCCAAAAGGGCCCCTCGTCAGGGGGACCCATTGATCATAAGGCTTTTTCTCAATTGTCTCGACGCTCTCATTAAACAGCATAAACTCGAACTCAAATCCAACAGCGCAACTGTATCCGTGGTCAGCAGCTCTTCGTAAGACCTTCCGCAAAACACCACGCGGGCAGATGCTCTCATGGCCACCCGCAAACTCTGCGAGATAAAGATACCGATCATGACGGTTAGACACCGGACGCGCTGTGCCTGACAAAACACGCAGGTTGGCGTCTCCGAATATCGATGGCGGCTCTTGCCCGAAATTGGCAGGTATCACTCGGTCCGAACAATCCCAGCCGAGCACGGCTTCGGAGAACTTGATTGTCCAGCCTTCGTCCGAGACATCGTCAGCAAATACGTGCTTGCCGCGAAGAATGCCGTCAAAGTCACATACTCCAATCAATGCCTTACGCGCCTCGTCCGCGCCAGCCACCTGTATTTCGCTTGCCATCACTTCTGACCCTGCGCCGTCAATCCGAATACCTCGTCCATACGCATTGCTCGCAGCTTGCGATAATCCTCATCAAGCTCAGTCAAGTTGTTGCTCACGAGATACACAATACCCGGCGTCGAAGCTAAGTCGGTCGTCGGGACCAGGTTTTGACCTATCGGAACAAACGCTATCGAATCTGCGAAGCTGGGCAGCTTGCGGATTGCGTCCAGTCCGGGATAACCGCCAACAACACCGTCCATATTGGAGATGAGTGAGACGCAAAATGCGCGCGCCAGCCGCGTGTAAGGCCCGCGTCGTCTCATATGATCAGTAAAACCGATGGGATCTGCGTAGCGCCACGCCGTCAGTGTTATATGATTGTGACCCAAAGCCATGGTCCGGGCTTTTGCCGACATTGTCCCCTGAAGCCTCGCTCCAAGATCCACCAGAACCGGCCCCTTATGATCGATGATAATTTCGGCATGAGCAGGTCCGTTGACGATCTCAAGCGCCCTTAGCGCCGGCACCAAGTAATCGGACAGCTCTTGAACAACTGGTTCCTCACCTCCCAGCAACTGCTCGAGCGCGCAGACCGATGCCGCGCCCTTGATGGCAACGGTGTCATAAGTCCACACCTCCGTGACGAAGGTTTCTCCGTCGATCGAGACAGCGTTTACGGTGTATTGTTTGCCGTTTATCTTCTCCTGGCCAAGGACAAAACGATTCATCGCTCCGAGGCAATTCGCCTTGCCGACAATAACATGCACAGCTCTGCGAACATCAGCCTCGGTCGCGCAAAAGAACACGTCCTCCGTACCTGCGCTGTTCAAGGGCTTGATCACGATTTCGTCGTAGCGCTCTTGACGCATCCAACTTATGACCTCCTCCGCATCGTCGGACACAACTTGTCTGATCGATCGCACTCCTGCAGAGCTCAAAGCGTCAGCCAAGCGCGATTTGTCACGTCTTGCAGCGGACAACGCGGTTCCATTTGAAGGCAGTCCGAGCCGCTCGGACAAGGAATCGGCCACTTCAACTCCTGACTCACAACCCGCTATGATGAATTCCAACTCCCTACCTCGGAGAGCCTCCAAATGAAATTCAACGACCTCCTCCTTAGCCATGCGCTCGTGCGGCCGAATGATTTCATCATAGATGTCGACGTTAAAGTGCGATTGGAAGATTGGTGGGATTCGTGCATTCGACATCGCATGCACGGTCCTAATTCCGTAGCGCTTGAACTCTTCCGGCAGGTATCGGCCTGTCGAGTATGCGTCGACAATTACACAATTCCGTTCCTTCATGCCGATCTCCGATACTGCAAGTAGACGTTAGCGACGGCGACAGCCGTAATGAGAACGTTTCCAACAAACGTATATAAAGAAGGCACGATACGAGAATCGAAATACTGGAAAAGAAACGTAATGACAGGTGCCGTGGACAAGACCATGTTTGCCGTAAATGGCTCTACGCGGCGAATGCCCTCCTGCACAAGGAGCAAGGGAACAATGATCGTCGAGAGTGCAATCATTATGATCGCAAGCCAATGCTGTGAGATCTCTCGTAAGATGGAGGAAGGATCGCTCAGTGCTAGCAGCAAGAGGATTGCTCCATAGAAGCGATGGGCCAGCACTTGTCGACCAGATAATCCACGGTCGAACAGCAGTTTCACAAGGATATTGGTAAGCGAAAGCGACAGCCCAGCTGCGATTGCCAGGAAGATACCAAAGGACGAGCGAGATCCCCATTCGATCCCAGCGTTGCCGCTTGCCGCGATCCAGACCATGTAAACACCAACAGCCGCAATCAGAACGCTCGCGGCGATATCTGACTTCGGAGGACGCCCCTGTCTCCTGATCAGTGCGTTCAACCATGCTGTCGCTGTAGGTCCCAATGCGACCATGAACGTGACGACGATAGCTGGCTCGGCGTACTTCAGTCCGATAAACAAACCGACCCAGCTTATCGCTGTAACGCAATTGAGCGACGCAAAAGCTAGAATCGACGACTTCGTGACCTTCGCTCCAATGCCTTCGCGGCGAGCCAAAATGTTGAACGTGATACTTACGATACCAAAGCAGAACAGGAGAGTGACCCACACGTTCGCTTGCTGAAAATATGACGCCGCAAAGACTTCACCTGCCGCGCTAACGACAACGTAGAGGGCAATAAAGAGCACTCCTGCGGCGAATTCTCTGCTCGGCCTGTCGAGAGGCTCTCCTTCTTTCAATCCCAAAGGGCCGCATTTCGATCGAAACTTCATGCTGCGCCCCTATCACTTCTTAGGCGATACGTGACACACGCCTCTCCAAATGCATTGAAAAGCTGCTTGCTCAGAGGATCAGTTTCGACGTGCCATTCGGGGTGCCACTGCACGCCGATCTGCAGCGTCGGTGCGCCTATTACGGAAGCCGCTTCAATCAGACCGTCGGACGCCCAGGCTTCCGGTTTCAGCGCAGCCCCAAGCCGTTCTATGCCTTGATTGTGCAAGGAGTTAACGTGCGCTTCGATCGCGCCCGCGATAGCAAGGAGAACGCCGTCAGGACATAATTTCACGCTGTGCGCTATATCGTACTGGCGATCCCTCGGCAGCCCCGCCTTCTCAGCGTGCATCTGTCCGCTTTCCAGCCTCCATTCGGACAACGACGGGTGAAGCGTGCCGCCAAAATAAACGTTAAGCTCCTGAAGCCCACGGCAGATGCCAAGTATCGGCATCCCAAGGGCAACCGCCTTCTCGATTGCGCCCGCGGACAGCCTGTCCCGAGGACGGTCCCTCACGCCAGCTTCAACGTCCGCCTGGCCTGTCAGTTTCAGTCTGCGCGAAGCGGACCAACTGAAGATGGCAGGATCGACATTCGATTCATCGCCTGTCAAAATCAGACCGTCGAGCCTGCCCATGATCGACAGATCACTGTCGCCTTCCGCATCGTCAGCATCGATCGTTGGCAATATCACGCAAGCCACGCCCGCATAGCGAACGAGGGCTTGAACATATTTGCGCCGCAACCAGTCGCGGTGTACGCCATCGGCCAAAAGGCGGTTTGAGGTCACGCCCACCACGGCCCGGACCGACTCTGTTCGCCGCGATATCAAGCCAACTGCTCCTTCTCGGGACTGGCCAGAGACTGCTCATACAAGCATCGATTTCGCTCCTTCAACTGGGCAATTACGCTGGGTTGACCTTGAGGGCCCTTGACGAAGAGCCCTCCCCAAGTTGCGGCAACACTTGCGTAATGAGGATCCTGCATTCGAATTTTCTGAGCTTTGCGCAGGAGCCAGAAAGGAATGCCGGGCGACAGATGGTGCTCAAGGTGGTATTCATCCAGATTCTGACCGACAATTGCTCGCTCGATAAAATTCCCCTTTCTATTCCGGGTCAGGTAGACATTCGTTGTCTCGGTCTCGCACATAGGTGAGTGCTCGGCGAGCTCGATAAACCAGCCGAGAGCTTGAAACGTGGTGAGATAGGGCACGATCCAAAACAGGACGACGACGTGGAGCAGTCCAAGAAGGTATGACCCACTGAATATGAGCGTCCAAAAGAGATAGAAGCCATACTTGTCGATGAGGATTCCCGACCGGCTCTGGTCCTCGACATCCGTGATCGAAAACCGATTGGTCCAAAGGTACTTCAGATACGCGACTGTCGCGCCACCCAGTATCGGCTTCCAGATGATATTGAAGGCGTACTGCTTAGGCGGCACAACATCGTAAACGCCGCTGGCCAAGAAGAACTTCAAGTCGGGATCCTTCTCCGGATCGCCGAGATTCGGGTGATGCAGGTAGACGTGTGAAATCCGGTATGCCCAGTGGCGCTGGAACAAAGGATAGGACGCGAACAAAATGCCCAGGATATAATTCCAGGTCGTGTTGCTCGCGAGGGTGCGGTGAGCCGCATCGTGAGCGATTGTCGTCAATCCACGCTGGTAGGCGCCAATTAACAGAACTGCGAGGGGATATAACCACCATGACACATGAAGCGTCGCCAGCACGCAAGCTGCGATCACAGCGTAGTCCTTCGCGATGTAAGCAGCTCCCGTCACGTTGTCAGGCCTCAGCGCGGAGAGCTGCTGGTTGATCTCGCGGCCAAATTGAACCGCCTCAAAACGTGACGACCTCAATTTCCAAGTATCTGCGTGTTTCATGAGAACCCCTTGCTTGATCGGCTTTCAGGTTGTCAGATTGCGGAAAGCGCTTTTTCCAAGTCCTTGATGATGTCGCTAACATCTTCGATGCCGACGCAAAGCCGGATGGAGCCACCAAATATGCCGGCTGCTTCGCGCTTTTCCCGCGGGACGGTGGTGTGGGTCGTAGAGACAGGATGGGTTACCAGCGTGCGGGCGTCCCCCACATTCGACACGTGATACATCAGCTCGACGTTCTGGATGAACTTGCGTCCGGCTTGCTCGTTCTCCACCTCAAACATGATCATCGCCCCGTGCCCATACCCGGTATTAAGTGTCTGATCGATGATTTCTCGGTCAGCTCCCTCAAAGAGGCTCGGGTAGAAGACACGGCACACTTTCGGATGTTCCTTCAGAATGTTGGCTACAATCCTGGCGTTTTCACAGTGCTGCCTCATGCGAAGAGGCAGCGTTTCAAGTCCCTGAATGAGTTGAAAGCTCGCAAAGGGGGCGATGGCCGCGCCAGTATCGCGCAACCACGTCATACGGGCCTTGAGAAGATATTCGCTCTTTCCGAGGTCCTCGAGCTCCGCCAAGGCGTTGCGCCAGATGATCCCGCCGTGCGCATCATCCGGACTATTGAACAGTGGGAAGCGAGATCTTCCCCGGTAGTCGAACCCACAGTTGTCGACGATCAGTCCGCCGAGCGTCGTCCCATGACCGCAAATGTATTTCGTGGCAGAGTACGTCGTAATCGCGGCGCCGAGAGCTGACGGCTGGCAAACCAGGGGGGTTGTCGTATTGTCCACAACCAAGGGGACGCCGTGCCTTCTGCCGATCTCCGCCAGCTGCTGGACAGGAAGCGGAATTAGACAGGGATTGGAGATGACCTCCCCGAACAGACATATCGTGCGATCATCAATGGCGCGTTCGAACGTCTCGGGGTTTCGAGGGTCTGCCGTCCTTACGGTGATACCAAGACGCTTCAACGTGTTGTGGAGCAGATTCCAGGTGTTGCCGTATAGATACGGAGAAGCGACGACGTTATCTCCCACCTCACCGCTTGATAAGTTTACGATCGCAAGAAACGTCGCCGCTTGACCTGATGCAACGGCCAGCGAGTCGCTTCCCATGTCGACGGCGGCGTACCTTTTTTCCAGCGCCCGGGTCGTCGGATTGATGATGCGAGTGTATGTGAAACCATCAGCCTTCACGTTATAGACGTCAGCAATATGGCTCAAGTTACCGTCGAGCTCATAGGCCGTATTCTGATAGATCGGCACTGCCACAGCTTTCGTCACCGGATCACGACGGTATCCTGCGTGCAGAACAGCAGTTTCGATGGAATATGAATGCCGCGCGATGCTCGCCATTGGGCGCGATATCTCTGTAGGGCTCTCGCGTGTTTCCTGGGCTGACACTCGCCCCACGGTCAGAGTCTCACCGGAGCGGAAGTATGTGCGAAAAGCACAGCCCAACTGCTCAATCCAATTGGATTGAATCTCGCCAATACAGCCGATCCGAAAACTGCGCGTAGGAAGATGCAGTTTAGAGTAGACGTAGAGGTTATGGGCTGCCAGGTGCCGATATAGGCAGTCAAACGCTACCTGGTCGGAGATGCCAGCTGGCGCGGTGAACGCCACGCAAACCGGCGACTGGAGGCTCGCTGGAAGCAGTGGGGACGCCACTCCTTCCAGCTCTTTTATGACGCTGCCTCTTATCTTCTCATACCTGCGGCGCCTGGCATCAATGCCTTCGATGCACAGGACCTCCAATGCCTTTGTGACTGCCTGAACGATATGCGTTGGTGGGGTCGATCGCCATTCACCAGTGCGCTCAAGCGAGCGCCATTGATCTCTCACGTCGAGCACAAAAGATCTTGGCTCTTGAACTGCATTCTCAAGAAGCTCGCGAGAGGCAATAACGAAAGCCAGGCCTGGCGGACCTTCGACGCACTTGTTGCTCGACGTAACCAAGACGTCTGGCCCGCCTCGGCCTAGGTCGATGTCGACGCCGCCGAAAGAACTCATTGCGTCGACGATGGTCTTTACACCACGCTGCCTTGCTCCTTCTATGATCGGCTCGAGCGGATTCACAATCCCGGTCGTAGTCTCGCAGTGGACCAAGCATACGTGCGTGATACCTGGATCTCGGTTCAAACGTTCGATGACCTCCTCAGGGTCCAACGGTTCGGTGGCTCCCTTGATAAGATTCACCGCTTGGACGCCCCACAGCCGCAGAATTTTGAGAATGCGCTCCCCATAAATGCCGTTTATGCAAACAAGCGGCCGGTCGGTCTGGGTGATAAATGAAGAGAGAGCAGCTTCCATTCCAAAGGAGCCGCCACCCTGGATAGGAACGACCGAATAGCCTTCCGCATTGCCCGACACATTGAGCATCAGCTGCCTCATGCGAGCGGTGACTTCCTTGAACTCGCAATCGCGCGATGCGAGGTCGAGCTGCATCTCGGCCTTCACTGCCGACGATAACGACATTGGCCCAGGCGTCAGCAAAGCACGTTGTGTTGTCACACCACCTCCGTTTAGTTGTCTCGTCACACGATCCCCTTATGTAGTGCCCATCGCATTTCGACAGAGTCACACGATGTGTTTCGCGTGACGACGACCGAAACCCGAGTGAATGAGACCCTCGACCCTAGTCGCAGATTCAGAACAATCTGCGTAAAGCCCGCAGATCTCCCGGTACCGGACCACGTAGCCGTTCGCACTTGCCGTGAAGCATCAGCTTCCTTCTGGCATTGAGATGCAGGTTTGAGGGCCACCATCTCGCGCGCTCACAGGCAAGTCAGCCACTCTACTTACGTGTGAGCGGCGTCTTACGATCCGACGGTGAGCCACGCGCATCTGTCGGACGCGCGTTGCTATGACCCAGACACAGGGCGCTTCACGACAGACGTTGATGACCGGGCTCGCCTTGCGTGAGCCTAGGATTTGGGACATTCGCACTCTAGGTTACTCGTTGGGACGGCTTCGGGTGCCGAAGCCTGTCACCGCCTATTTCGACACGTTACATCTTGACGTAAGGTGCGATTCAAGCCCCTCAGATAGCTTATCGTGGAAACTTTTCGAACAATGCGGCTGTGTCGCATGTAATCCGAGGCGCCACAGTATGTGTACGATGTCCAAGATGAATCCCATCAAGCTCCAAAGCTAAAGACGCGCTCGAAGCACAAGGCGGGCAAATGACCGCTAGTGGTCTGATTCATTCGGACGATTCCCAAATCGACCGAAGCAGTTCAAGCTCTGGCATGAGAGCAGGAACTATCGTAAAGGTCACCCGGCCGGACCGCCATCGGCTTGAGGCGATCGTCTCGGATCGCAGCGCACCTCAGAAGCATGTGTGGCGGGCCAACATCATTCTTGCCACTGCCGACGGCTGTGGCACATCCGAGATCATGCGCCGCTCGGGCAAATCCAAGCCCGTGGTGTGGAGATGGCAGGCCCGGTTCATGGCGGAGGGTGTCGAAGGGCTAACGCGCGACAAGACGCGAAAGCCCGGCAAACCACCGCTGCCAACGGGCACCGTGCAGAGAGTGGTCGACCTGGCGCTCGGGCCGCCGCCGGGAGAAACAACCCACTGGACCGGCCGGATGCTGGCGAAAGCCGCAGGGGTGAGCCTGCGTTCGGTGCAGCGTATCCTCGAAGCCCACCAACTCGCGCCGCATCGCATCCGTACGTTCAAGCTGTCGAACGACCCGAAGTTCGCCGAGAAACTCAAGGACGTCATCGGCCTCTATGTCGATCCTCCCGCCCATGCGGTCGTCCTCTCAGTCGACGAAAAGAGCCAGATTCAGGCGCTCGACCGCACCCAGCCAGGGTTGCCGATGAAGCCGGGCCGTGCCGGCACGATGACCCACGACTACAAACGTCACGGCACCACCACGCTGTTCGCTGCCCTCAACATCCTCGACGGCACCGTTATCGGCCGCAACATGCAGCGCCATCGCCACCAGGAGTTCATTCGCTTCCTCAACACGATCGAGGAGCAGGTCCCGGCAGGGAAAGTAATCCACGCCATCGTCGACAACTATGCGACCCACAAGCATCCGAAGGTACGCCAATGGCTGGCTCGGCATCCCCGCTGGACGTTCCACTTCACCCCGACCTCTGCATCCTGGCTCAATGCGGTCGAAGGCTTCTTCGCCAAGCTCACGCGCCGTCGCCTCAAGCGAGGCGTGTTCCGATCCGTCGTTGACCTGCAAGTCGCCATCAACCGCTTCGTCGCCGAGACAAACGCCGATCCCAAACCCTTCGTATGGACCGCCGATCCAAAGCGCGTCCTCGCCGCTGTCAAACGCGGGAAACAAGCGTTAGAGTCGCTCCACTAGGGCTTCTTGAAGGAGAGCGCTTGTCGTGACGGCAGGTGTAAGAGCCGCCCGATTGCGTCGTTACGGGGCGGCCTGCTGTTCACCAAGCGTCGACGAGCGCGCCAGGGGCCACCGCGCGGAGATTTCGTGCCAGCTCTTGTTCCTGTCGAGATCACACCTACGCTGGCTCGGTATTGACTCAGCACGCCGCCACCGGCGTCTTCACAGCTCGCCCATCGCTTCAGGATTTAGTTGAACGCCTTGGCCAGGTCAGGGTCGCGGGACAGTTTGGCGAGCTGTTCGCGCATATAGACCTGTCGCGATGCCGGCAGAGGCCCTTTCGCGCAAACCGGGGACATCGGCGCGCTCGCTGTCTGGAGCACGGGCGATCCGTCCAGCAGCGACTTCGGCGCGCAAGGTGATCTGAAACTGGACCAGGTGCCGAACGATCTGAGCACATTCCTGCCCTAGCTCTCGCAGCCAGTTGCCTCGCCTCGACTTGCTGAGTATCGGATCATCGATCAAGCGGAGCGATACCCCCAATTCGCGACCTCTGCGTCAGGTTCTAAAAGCATCCCAATCTTAGAACGAAGTCAGCCGACGATTCGCACTTGAACCGGCACCAGATCGGCGGGCCTTTACCAGCTCGAATTTAGGGCAGAGGAATTGAACTGCTAGGCGACATTAGGTTGAGAGACAGAGCCGTACGACTCACTCAGAAGAAGGTCGGGTGCTCGGCGGCAAGCGGAGAAAAGTGATCTGGGGCAGCCCCACAGAGATCCGCGCGCCCACCGGATTTTTCCTGCTACAAACACTTGTTCCCCAAAAAATCGGTCCTATTTCAGCTGCGCCTGCATTGGCACTCGCGGGCCACGATTGCTAGCAATCGGGAAATCTTCAACTGAAGTAAGATGCTTAGGAGATCTGCATGGAATTCCGTCCACTTCACGACCGCGTCGTGGTCAAGCGCATTGACGCAGAAGAAAAGACCGCTGGCGGCATCATCATTCCCGACACTGCCAAGGAAAAGCCTTCGCAAGGTGAAGTCATCGCCGTCGGCCCCGGCGGCCGCGACGAGAGCGGCAAGCTGATCCCGATCGACGTCTTGGTCGGCGACCGCGTCCTGTTCGGCAAGTGGTCAGGCACCGAGGTCAAGATCGACGGCCAGGAGCTGTTGATCATGAAAGAGAGCGAC encodes:
- a CDS encoding gamma-glutamyl-gamma-aminobutyrate hydrolase family protein (Members of this family of hydrolases with an active site Cys residue belong to MEROPS family C26.): MTSNRLLADGVHRDWLRRKYVQALVRYAGVACVILPTIDADDAEGDSDLSIMGRLDGLILTGDESNVDPAIFSWSASRRLKLTGQADVEAGVRDRPRDRLSAGAIEKAVALGMPILGICRGLQELNVYFGGTLHPSLSEWRLESGQMHAEKAGLPRDRQYDIAHSVKLCPDGVLLAIAGAIEAHVNSLHNQGIERLGAALKPEAWASDGLIEAASVIGAPTLQIGVQWHPEWHVETDPLSKQLFNAFGEACVTYRLRSDRGAA
- a CDS encoding IS630 family transposase, with the protein product MRAGTIVKVTRPDRHRLEAIVSDRSAPQKHVWRANIILATADGCGTSEIMRRSGKSKPVVWRWQARFMAEGVEGLTRDKTRKPGKPPLPTGTVQRVVDLALGPPPGETTHWTGRMLAKAAGVSLRSVQRILEAHQLAPHRIRTFKLSNDPKFAEKLKDVIGLYVDPPAHAVVLSVDEKSQIQALDRTQPGLPMKPGRAGTMTHDYKRHGTTTLFAALNILDGTVIGRNMQRHRHQEFIRFLNTIEEQVPAGKVIHAIVDNYATHKHPKVRQWLARHPRWTFHFTPTSASWLNAVEGFFAKLTRRRLKRGVFRSVVDLQVAINRFVAETNADPKPFVWTADPKRVLAAVKRGKQALESLH
- the rtxC gene encoding dhydrorhizobitoxine desaturase, whose protein sequence is MKHADTWKLRSSRFEAVQFGREINQQLSALRPDNVTGAAYIAKDYAVIAACVLATLHVSWWLYPLAVLLIGAYQRGLTTIAHDAAHRTLASNTTWNYILGILFASYPLFQRHWAYRISHVYLHHPNLGDPEKDPDLKFFLASGVYDVVPPKQYAFNIIWKPILGGATVAYLKYLWTNRFSITDVEDQSRSGILIDKYGFYLFWTLIFSGSYLLGLLHVVVLFWIVPYLTTFQALGWFIELAEHSPMCETETTNVYLTRNRKGNFIERAIVGQNLDEYHLEHHLSPGIPFWLLRKAQKIRMQDPHYASVAATWGGLFVKGPQGQPSVIAQLKERNRCLYEQSLASPEKEQLA
- a CDS encoding 2-aminoethylphosphonate--pyruvate transaminase, producing MTRQLNGGGVTTQRALLTPGPMSLSSAVKAEMQLDLASRDCEFKEVTARMRQLMLNVSGNAEGYSVVPIQGGGSFGMEAALSSFITQTDRPLVCINGIYGERILKILRLWGVQAVNLIKGATEPLDPEEVIERLNRDPGITHVCLVHCETTTGIVNPLEPIIEGARQRGVKTIVDAMSSFGGVDIDLGRGGPDVLVTSSNKCVEGPPGLAFVIASRELLENAVQEPRSFVLDVRDQWRSLERTGEWRSTPPTHIVQAVTKALEVLCIEGIDARRRRYEKIRGSVIKELEGVASPLLPASLQSPVCVAFTAPAGISDQVAFDCLYRHLAAHNLYVYSKLHLPTRSFRIGCIGEIQSNWIEQLGCAFRTYFRSGETLTVGRVSAQETRESPTEISRPMASIARHSYSIETAVLHAGYRRDPVTKAVAVPIYQNTAYELDGNLSHIADVYNVKADGFTYTRIINPTTRALEKRYAAVDMGSDSLAVASGQAATFLAIVNLSSGEVGDNVVASPYLYGNTWNLLHNTLKRLGITVRTADPRNPETFERAIDDRTICLFGEVISNPCLIPLPVQQLAEIGRRHGVPLVVDNTTTPLVCQPSALGAAITTYSATKYICGHGTTLGGLIVDNCGFDYRGRSRFPLFNSPDDAHGGIIWRNALAELEDLGKSEYLLKARMTWLRDTGAAIAPFASFQLIQGLETLPLRMRQHCENARIVANILKEHPKVCRVFYPSLFEGADREIIDQTLNTGYGHGAMIMFEVENEQAGRKFIQNVELMYHVSNVGDARTLVTHPVSTTHTTVPREKREAAGIFGGSIRLCVGIEDVSDIIKDLEKALSAI
- a CDS encoding ATP-grasp domain-containing protein, which produces MKERNCVIVDAYSTGRYLPEEFKRYGIRTVHAMSNARIPPIFQSHFNVDIYDEIIRPHERMAKEEVVEFHLEALRGRELEFIIAGCESGVEVADSLSERLGLPSNGTALSAARRDKSRLADALSSAGVRSIRQVVSDDAEEVISWMRQERYDEIVIKPLNSAGTEDVFFCATEADVRRAVHVIVGKANCLGAMNRFVLGQEKINGKQYTVNAVSIDGETFVTEVWTYDTVAIKGAASVCALEQLLGGEEPVVQELSDYLVPALRALEIVNGPAHAEIIIDHKGPVLVDLGARLQGTMSAKARTMALGHNHITLTAWRYADPIGFTDHMRRRGPYTRLARAFCVSLISNMDGVVGGYPGLDAIRKLPSFADSIAFVPIGQNLVPTTDLASTPGIVYLVSNNLTELDEDYRKLRAMRMDEVFGLTAQGQK
- the groES gene encoding co-chaperone GroES, translating into MEFRPLHDRVVVKRIDAEEKTAGGIIIPDTAKEKPSQGEVIAVGPGGRDESGKLIPIDVLVGDRVLFGKWSGTEVKIDGQELLIMKESDILGVLTDVSAKKKAA
- a CDS encoding DMT family transporter → MKFRSKCGPLGLKEGEPLDRPSREFAAGVLFIALYVVVSAAGEVFAASYFQQANVWVTLLFCFGIVSITFNILARREGIGAKVTKSSILAFASLNCVTAISWVGLFIGLKYAEPAIVVTFMVALGPTATAWLNALIRRQGRPPKSDIAASVLIAAVGVYMVWIAASGNAGIEWGSRSSFGIFLAIAAGLSLSLTNILVKLLFDRGLSGRQVLAHRFYGAILLLLALSDPSSILREISQHWLAIIMIALSTIIVPLLLVQEGIRRVEPFTANMVLSTAPVITFLFQYFDSRIVPSLYTFVGNVLITAVAVANVYLQYRRSA
- a CDS encoding glutamine synthetase, producing the protein MASEIQVAGADEARKALIGVCDFDGILRGKHVFADDVSDEGWTIKFSEAVLGWDCSDRVIPANFGQEPPSIFGDANLRVLSGTARPVSNRHDRYLYLAEFAGGHESICPRGVLRKVLRRAADHGYSCAVGFEFEFMLFNESVETIEKKPYDQWVPLTRGPFGYSVARTLGSNELFEEILALCENARLPLSGLHFETGPGAIEASLRHCDALEASDRAVVFKSMLKSWAQKRGMMATFMAKVSENWPGQSGHIHISMSSNGQNAFYEGEASRNISRTMSQFLGGQLKYMNDFCVLAAPNVNSYKRLRPGYWAPTCPSWGVDNRSCAVRVIPGDKSAHRLEYRLSGADVNPYLALACAIGSGILGIEENAVLAAPIVGDASEEKHPPFERLPQNLSEATSRFEQSPKAMDVFGERFVEAFSRSRRWEWEAVQHRVSDCERQRYFEAI